A segment of the SAR324 cluster bacterium genome:
ATACTTATACCTTTTTGGGACCGACAACCTGGGCCGAGATGTTTTCAGTCGAATGCTGATTGGCACTAGGATCACACTCTTGATGGCCTTCTTGGTTGTTGCAATTGCAGCATTGATCGGTGTCATAGTTGGTGTTTGTTCAGGATATTTCGCTGGCACCTTTGATTTGGTGACTCAACGATTTGTCGAATTTATGGGAGCATTTCCAGATTTACCACTCTACTTGGCACTTCTGGCACTTTTACCAAGGAGGGCTGAAGCGGTGCTCGTGTTCATCATGTTTGCAGGAATTTTAGTACTTCTTCGATGGGCGCAGTTCAGTAGAGAGATTCGGGGTATGGTGATTTCGATTCGGGGTTTAGATTACGTCCGCGCTGCCGAAGCAGTTGGTGCATCTCGTCCAAGAATCCTTTTTCGACATATTGTTCCAAACACCACTTCCCAAATCGTTGTCTGGGTCACTTATCAATTACCAGATATAATCCTCTTGGAGAGCTTCTTGTCCTTCCTGGGAGTGGGTGTGCAACCTCCAATGGTTTCTTGGGGTAGCATGCTAAACCAAATTCTAGACTTTCAATCTTTCAACGCAGCTCCCTGGATGATGGCTCCTGTCGGTGGAATCATTCTGACTGTCCTTGCCTTCAACGCAATGGGAGACGGGTTGAGAGATGCTGTTGACCCCTACTCTGACAAGTGAGCCAGCTATCCATGTCAATAAACTCAGATCAAATTTTATTGAAGGCAAAGGATATTGAAGTTGGCTTCCCCATCATTGAAGGCTTTGTTCAAGCAGTCAGAGGAGCCAGTTTTGATATCATTCAAGGTAAAACACTAGCACTCGTTGGAGAGAGTGGTTCTGGCAAATCGGTTACTGCCAGGGCTTTGATGGGGATGCTTTCAGAGCGTGCTGTTGTAGGGAAGAAAACTTCCGTCGAATTCGCAGGCCAACAACTGATTGGTTTGCCAGAGGAGCAATTACAAAAAATCAGAGGTAGCGCAATCTCGATGATTTTTCAGGAACCAATGACCAGCCTGAATCCACTCTATACTGTTGGGAGCCAAGTCATTGAAAGCATCCAAGCCCATAGAAAAATGCCTAAGAAGGAAGCTCGGGCAGAGGCTTTGCGACTGCTTCAAGAAGTGCAAATCCCAAAACCTGAAGTGAGGCTTGACCAATATCCTCATCAGCTCTCTGGAGGTCAGCGCCAAAGAGTGATGATTGCTTTGGCAATTGCCAATGAACCAAAGTTGTTGATCGCAGATGAACCAACAACAGCACTTGATGTGACGATTCAAGCCCAGATTTTAAGGCTAATTAAGGATCTACAGGTCAAGTATGGCATGTCTGTACTGCTAATCACTCACGATCTCAACGTAGTTCGTAAGACGAGTGAGCAGATCTGTGTGATGCGAAACGGAGAGATTGTAGAGAGAGGCTTAACTGAGAAAGTTTTTACCAATCCTCAGCATCCCTATACTCAGCATTTGATACGTAGTGAACCAAAGGGTTCACCACCCCCTCTTCAAGGTGACCCACCCTCCAGTCTCAAGGGCGATCAAATTCGAGTAGTTTTCAAAATAAGACACGGGAGTTTTTTCAACAGAAAAACCGAGGACTTGGTCGCTGTCAACAATGTTGATATTAGAGTCCGAGAAGGCGAATCTGTAGGAGTAGTAGGTGAATCAGGATCTGGTAAAACAACTCTTGGCTTGGCGTTGATTCGGTTGATCAGTTCTCAGGGGGGAGAGATTCGTTTTGGTGAGCGCAGGGTTGATA
Coding sequences within it:
- a CDS encoding ABC transporter ATP-binding protein, with the protein product MSINSDQILLKAKDIEVGFPIIEGFVQAVRGASFDIIQGKTLALVGESGSGKSVTARALMGMLSERAVVGKKTSVEFAGQQLIGLPEEQLQKIRGSAISMIFQEPMTSLNPLYTVGSQVIESIQAHRKMPKKEARAEALRLLQEVQIPKPEVRLDQYPHQLSGGQRQRVMIALAIANEPKLLIADEPTTALDVTIQAQILRLIKDLQVKYGMSVLLITHDLNVVRKTSEQICVMRNGEIVERGLTEKVFTNPQHPYTQHLIRSEPKGSPPPLQGDPPSSLKGDQIRVVFKIRHGSFFNRKTEDLVAVNNVDIRVREGESVGVVGESGSGKTTLGLALIRLISSQGGEIRFGERRVDNVERKDLRDLRTSVQVVFQDPFSSLNPRMIVRQIIAEGLVVNNIGNSDADRDEMVRVALKDVQMNPDVMDRFPHEFSGGQRQRIAIARAMVMKPKFVLLDEPTSALDLSIQAQIIDLLKDLRDKHKLSYLFISHDLKVIKALCHNVLVMQHGNVVEAGPTQDVLVNPQKEYTKALVNAAFEVVSDQPQSTSQNFN
- a CDS encoding ABC transporter permease codes for the protein MSATSLETQAPKVSLTYWELVKRRFLRNRYGVFGTIIVMAVVIIGILAPFFSPYTPIRTDRDRQYFPPQSLHFFDEEGSFHLRPFVYGLGEEMDPVTYEFTFAPDPEQKFPIQFFVQGEPWNFLGLELTTRLFGVSETDGQYLYLFGTDNLGRDVFSRMLIGTRITLLMAFLVVAIAALIGVIVGVCSGYFAGTFDLVTQRFVEFMGAFPDLPLYLALLALLPRRAEAVLVFIMFAGILVLLRWAQFSREIRGMVISIRGLDYVRAAEAVGASRPRILFRHIVPNTTSQIVVWVTYQLPDIILLESFLSFLGVGVQPPMVSWGSMLNQILDFQSFNAAPWMMAPVGGIILTVLAFNAMGDGLRDAVDPYSDK